The proteins below are encoded in one region of Hemiscyllium ocellatum isolate sHemOce1 chromosome 27 unlocalized genomic scaffold, sHemOce1.pat.X.cur. SUPER_27_unloc_1, whole genome shotgun sequence:
- the LOC132807137 gene encoding gastrula zinc finger protein XlCGF49.1-like translates to MEKPEESCPVEKPWKCGNCGKGFNVPSALETYRCSHTGERPFSCPECSKAFSNSTTLLTRKQVQAGERPFSCSDCGKAFSNSSDLLKHQRVHTGERPFSCPDCGQAFGDSSALLTHWRVHTGERPFSSPDCGKAFSKSSDLLKHQRVHTGERPFSCPECGKAFSYSSALLAYRRVHTGERPFSCPECGKAFNSSSHLLTHQRVHTWERPFPCTVCGKAFTNSSNLLNHQWVHTGEKPFTCPQCGKGFTHSFNLRSHQRVHVPSQED, encoded by the coding sequence atggagaaaccagaggaatcctgccctgtggagaaaccatggaagtgtggtaactgtgggaaaggctttaATGTCCCGTCTGCCCTAGAGACTTATCGGTGCagccacaccggggagaggccattcagctgccccgagtgcagcaaggccttcagcaattccaccACCCTGCTGACCCGCAAGCAGGTCCAggcgggggagaggcccttcagctgctcagactgtgggaaggccttcagcaattcctccgacctgctgaagcaccagcgggtccacacaggggagaggccattctcctgccctgacTGCGGGCAGGCCTTCggtgattcctctgccctgctgacccaCTGGCGGGTCCATacaggggaaaggcccttcagctctcccgactgtgggaaggccttcagcaaatcctctgacctgctgaagcaccagcgggtccacacaggggagaggccgttctcttgccctgagtgtgggaaggcctttagcTATTCCTCTGCACTGCTGGCctaccggcgggtccacaccggggaaaggcccttcagctgccccgagtgcgggaaggccttcaacagttcctcccacctgctgacccatcaGCGGGTTCACACGtgggagaggccgttcccctgcacCGTGTGCGGGAAGGCTTTTAccaattcctccaacctgctgaaccaccagtgggtccacacgggCGAGAAGCCCTTCACCTGCCCTCAGTGTGGGAAGGGTTTCACCCACTCCTTCAACCTGCGGAGCCAtcagcgagttcacgtgccatcgcaggAGGATTGA